One Vanessa atalanta chromosome 8, ilVanAtal1.2, whole genome shotgun sequence genomic window carries:
- the LOC125065905 gene encoding dynein intermediate chain 3, ciliary-like: MEPGLNYSYVKIRKDFGQQVRFCEVPAVMLDSIDPNKLDQKQYCLRNPTSNESQTVVKLSEHYVNTKKIVLRDQGLNHVEGGWPKDINFRDEEATSRHRRRFERDDSYVSAILNSYDGLKHLIEQNNAIEMYNMYFKEINSEEPVEKYFVRKSIVFNDPDERPIASIGWTHEDDSKIVVAYCNKNYSVNRPVNKNTTCLIWAIENPAETYTDFIPPSFCWKVACSPSNSSEIIGGLQNGSVCIFDIRAKKEPIAISPIHLAHRDPVTALLYIHSRLNYEFFSGSSDGQCMWWDVRNISRPTDILVMSIHAPSSPGDGLKYTEGISALQFDRTFTTKFLCGTDTGYVINVNRKGKNHAEVMSAIFSAHKGSVKSVERNPFIPKFFITCGDWTTNIWSDDIQSSPIIFGTSHPKQISDVAWCPQRVSSYMSICRDGKFRYWDLLRKYYEPIVVLPVSKYPLLYIRPNEEGKFVAIGDTKGSLNLITLSDNMAYSGDRDRNLMVQHFDREARKEHILETRVREIRLKLKLEAHVPVDSTLGKVDDETLIHNAEDEYRKVVGEEFKQFETVPTTRGKSLKTVKH; the protein is encoded by the coding sequence ATGGAACCTGGGTTGAATTATTCGTATGTAAAAATAAGAAAGGATTTTGGACAGCAAGTCAGGTTTTGCGAGGTTCCAGCGGTAATGTTAGATTCAATTGATCCAAATAAACTTGACCAAAAGCAATATTGTCTACGAAATCCAACTTCTAATGAAAGTCAAACAGTTGTAAAATTATCTGAGCATTATGTGAATACAAAAAAGATTGTCCTTCGTGATCAAGGACTTAATCACGTTGAAGGCGGTTGGCCAAAAGATATAAATTTCCGAGACGAAGAAGCCACTTCTAGACACCGTAGGCGTTTTGAACGCGATGACTCTTATGTCAGTGCAATATTAAATTCTTACGATGGTTTGAAGCATCTTATTGAACAAAATAATGCAATagaaatgtataatatgtatttcaAGGAAATAAATTCCGAGGAACCAGttgagaaatattttgttcGCAAATCTATTGTTTTTAATGATCCTGACGAAAGACCAATTGCATCTATAGGTTGGACACATGAAGATGATTCTAAAATTGTGGTTgcatattgtaataaaaattattctgtTAATAGAccggtaaataaaaatactacatgTTTGATCTGGGCAATAGAAAATCCTGCAGAAACCTATACTGATTTTATTCCTCCTTCATTTTGTTGGAAAGTAGCCTGCTCTCCTTCTAACTCAAGTGAAATAATTGGAGGTCTTCAAAACGGTAGTGTATGTATCTTTGACATTCGCGCCAAAAAGGAACCTATTGCCATAAGCCCAATACACTTAGCTCACCGAGATCCTGTCACTGCTCTCTTATATATTCATTCTCGCTTGAATTATGAATTTTTTAGTGGTTCCAGTGACGGACAGTGCATGTGGTGGGATGTTCGAAATATATCAAGGCCAACAGATATCCTTGTAATGTCTATACATGCTCCTTCAAGCCCAGGTGATGGTCTTAAGTACACAGAAGGTATAAGTGCATTGCAATTTGATAGAACATTTACCACCAAGTTCTTATGTGGTACTGATACGGGATATGTAATAAATGTCAATCGTAAAGGTAAAAATCATGCGGAAGTAATGAGTGCTATTTTCTCAGCCCATAAAGGTTCAGTCAAGTCAGTTGAACGTAATCCTTTCATTccaaaattttttattacatgtggCGACTGGACGACAAATATTTGGAGTGATGATATACAATCTTCACCAATTATTTTTGGCACATCACATCCTAAGCAAATTTCAGATGTAGCATGGTGTCCACAAAGAGTTTCAAGTTACATGTCTATTTGTCGTGATGGCAAATTTCGTTACTGGGATCTTTTACGAAAATATTATGAGCCCATAGTCGTTTTACCTGTTTCTAAGTatccattattatatataaggccAAATGAAGAAGGTAAATTCGTTGCCATAGGAGACACAAAAGGTTCATTGAATCTTATAACTCTATCCGATAATATGGCTTACTCTGGTGATCGAGATAGAAATCTTATGGTACAACATTTTGATCGCGAAGCTCGAAAAGAGCATATTCTTGAGACTCGTGTTAGGGAAATAcgattaaaacttaaattagaaGCACATGTACCTGTTGATTCAACACTTGGAAAAGTTGATGATGAAACTTTAATACATAATGCTGAAGATGAGTACAGAAAAGTTGTGGGTGAAGAATTTAAGCAATTTGAAACTGTGCCGACTACCCGTGGGAAAAGCCTTAAGACTGTCAagcattaa
- the LOC125065833 gene encoding uncharacterized protein LOC125065833 — protein MAIISLQHTYFFILLTLLVGQGDGHWKKSSKNILQRDMKLYKKMTEKMKEELEEFYGEYSNEPINDYFLEEIDYVQSKIEKHLRPKIKNDKSKKITYSHVNFSENDRYVKSPHNKEYATNKSSENHDNNSIDESDTTTNIKWPKFEDILLAIGKQYDWKNDRWIKVKAKMRDKQKNKLNKLDNVAEHQKHNFKYRIVKLNRAKSKRKIVIAVTAVR, from the exons ATGGCCATCATTTCTCTACAACACACGTATTTTTTCATTCTGCTCACATTATTAGTTG gTCAAGGAGATGGACATTGGAAGAAATCATCTAAGAATATCCTTCAACGTGATATGAAATTGTATAAGAAAATGACCG AAAAAATGAAGGAAGAACTCGAGGAATTCTATGGTGAATACTCAAATGAACCAATCAACGATTACTTTCTTGAAGAAATAGATTACGTTCAGAGTAAAATCGAAAAACATTTGagacctaaaataaaaaacgataaaagtaaaaaaattacttactcCCACGTTAATTTTTCTGAAAATGATCGTTATGTTAAAAGTCCACACAATAAAGAATATGCTACCAATAAATCGTCCGAAAATCACGACAATAACTCCATTGACGAATCCGATACAACAACGAATATCAAGTGGCCTAAATTTGAAGACATTTTACTAGCAATTGGCAAACAATACGATTGGAAAAATGACAGATGGATAAAAGTTAAAGCAAAAATGAgggataaacaaaaaaacaaattaaataaactagatAACGTCGCAGAACATCAgaaacacaattttaaatatagaattgtaaaattaaacagaGCTAAGAGTAAAAGAAAAATCGTTATAGCCGTAACAGCTGTTAGATAG